Proteins from a genomic interval of candidate division WOR-3 bacterium:
- the hslV gene encoding ATP-dependent protease subunit HslV: MAIGFHHTTIIGVRRDDKVAMASDGQVTLGETILKHSARKIRKLHNGRVLVGFAGATADAFTLFERFEAKLEEFSGNLPRAVVELAKDWRTDRVLRRLEALLGIMDRQYSYVVSGSGDVIEPDDGIVAIGSGGPYALIAARLLLKHTSLSAEEIAREAIQQAAAVCVYTNKEIFIETI; the protein is encoded by the coding sequence ATGGCTATTGGTTTTCATCACACCACCATCATCGGCGTGCGCCGGGATGATAAGGTGGCGATGGCTTCAGATGGTCAGGTCACCTTGGGTGAGACCATTCTCAAGCACTCGGCGCGCAAGATAAGAAAACTGCACAATGGCAGGGTTCTTGTCGGCTTTGCCGGTGCTACCGCTGATGCCTTTACCCTGTTTGAGAGGTTTGAGGCAAAACTTGAGGAGTTCTCTGGGAACCTGCCCAGGGCGGTTGTTGAACTTGCCAAGGACTGGCGCACCGATAGGGTCCTGCGCCGGCTTGAGGCGCTTTTGGGGATTATGGACCGGCAGTATTCCTATGTTGTTTCCGGTTCTGGTGATGTGATTGAGCCTGATGATGGGATTGTTGCTATAGGCTCGGGTGGTCCTTATGCCTTAATCGCTGCCAGGTTGCTTTTGAAGCACACCTCGCTTTCTGCAGAAGAGATTGCGCGCGAGGCGATTCAGCAGGCGGCAGCGGTCTGCGTGTATACCAATAAAGAGATTTTTATTGAGACGATTTAG
- the dapB gene encoding 4-hydroxy-tetrahydrodipicolinate reductase → MVKVVVVGFGGRMGGEIARLISLENDIELVGGVEAPSHPLIGKPAGSGAVVSELKDLIEMTDVVVDFSVPEAVGKNLLLCADKNKPFITGVTGLSDKELKELKNAGKRIPVVYAPNFSLGVAVLTKISQETAQLLGPDYDIHLIETHHKRKRDAPSGTAKMLVERIKERIGERGIEIFSIRTGDVVGEHRLIFGGPGERLELVHRAETRAAFASGVIRAIRWVVSQPPGFYSMADILKD, encoded by the coding sequence ATGGTTAAGGTTGTCGTTGTCGGGTTTGGTGGCAGAATGGGGGGCGAGATTGCCCGGCTCATAAGCCTTGAGAATGATATTGAACTTGTCGGTGGTGTTGAAGCCCCATCCCATCCATTGATAGGAAAACCAGCAGGTTCTGGTGCGGTTGTTTCCGAACTGAAGGATTTGATTGAGATGACCGATGTGGTGGTTGACTTTTCTGTTCCTGAGGCGGTTGGCAAAAATCTCCTTCTCTGCGCTGATAAAAATAAGCCCTTTATCACCGGTGTCACCGGCTTGAGTGATAAAGAACTAAAGGAACTTAAGAATGCCGGCAAAAGGATTCCGGTGGTATATGCCCCGAACTTCTCCTTGGGCGTGGCGGTTCTAACAAAAATTTCCCAGGAGACAGCGCAACTCCTCGGTCCGGATTATGATATCCATCTGATTGAGACCCATCATAAGAGAAAAAGGGATGCACCCTCAGGAACGGCAAAGATGCTCGTTGAAAGGATTAAGGAGAGGATAGGGGAGAGGGGGATAGAAATTTTCTCAATCCGCACCGGTGATGTTGTTGGCGAGCACCGGCTGATTTTTGGTGGACCTGGGGAGAGGCTGGAGCTTGTTCACAGAGCAGAAACGAGAGCCGCATTTGCCTCTGGTGTTATCAGGGCAATCCGCTGGGTTGTTTCTCAGCCTCCAGGCTTTTACTCAATGGCTGACATTCTCAAAGACTAA
- the dapA gene encoding 4-hydroxy-tetrahydrodipicolinate synthase yields MFSGCITALITPFKNGGVDIEGLRENIRFQLRAGVKGVLVCGSTGEAPNLTDAETEMVIETAVSEAKGKVKVIAGAGTNSTHKSIKQIKRAEALGVDAVLVVAPYYNKPTQEGLYRHFRACAEATALPLIVYNIPPRSVVNILPATIERLIKDCPNVVAVKEASGSLDQSSEIIQRCAERVTVLSGDDSLTLPILAVGGKGVISVASNIVPVDVQGLVDDFLAGRVEQARMRHLKLFPLIKALFVETNPIPVKAAMALLGMPAGEPRLPLCPLSPQNEPLLRQALKNYGLNLKE; encoded by the coding sequence ATGTTTTCAGGCTGTATCACCGCATTAATCACACCGTTTAAGAATGGAGGGGTTGATATTGAGGGCTTAAGGGAAAACATCAGGTTTCAGTTAAGAGCGGGTGTCAAAGGGGTATTGGTTTGCGGCTCAACCGGTGAGGCACCCAATCTGACCGATGCGGAGACTGAGATGGTGATTGAAACCGCAGTTAGTGAGGCAAAGGGCAAGGTTAAGGTAATCGCTGGTGCCGGCACAAACTCAACCCACAAGTCAATAAAGCAGATTAAGCGGGCAGAGGCGTTGGGTGTGGATGCGGTCCTGGTTGTTGCCCCGTATTACAATAAACCAACTCAAGAGGGGCTATACCGCCATTTTCGTGCCTGTGCCGAGGCAACCGCTCTGCCCTTGATTGTCTATAACATCCCGCCCAGGAGTGTGGTCAATATCCTGCCCGCAACAATCGAGCGGCTAATTAAAGACTGCCCGAATGTTGTTGCGGTAAAGGAGGCGTCAGGCAGCCTTGACCAGTCCAGCGAGATCATCCAGAGATGTGCTGAGCGGGTTACCGTGCTTTCAGGTGACGACTCATTAACACTGCCCATCCTTGCGGTTGGTGGCAAGGGTGTCATTTCGGTTGCCTCCAATATCGTGCCTGTAGATGTGCAGGGGCTGGTTGACGACTTCCTTGCCGGCAGGGTTGAACAGGCAAGGATGCGCCATCTAAAACTGTTTCCATTAATCAAGGCGCTTTTTGTGGAGACCAATCCGATTCCGGTCAAGGCGGCAATGGCTCTCTTGGGAATGCCGGCAGGTGAGCCAAGGCTGCCCCTTTGCCCTTTAAGTCCGCAGAATGAGCCCCTCCTGCGCCAGGCGCTGAAAAACTACGGGCTCAACTTAAAGGAGTAG
- a CDS encoding cell division protein FtsH, which produces ALLRPGRFDRQIVVDLPDVLGREGILRVHIRKITVDPNVDVKVLARSTPGFSGADLANMVNEAALLAARRARTAVTMQDFEDAKDKVLMGVERRSLLIKDEEKRWIAYHEAGHALVSRLIPGTDPIHKVTIIPRGRALGVTQQLPLDDKRIYSREYCLNQLTVMLGGRAAEQIVFGDTSTGARDDIDRATTLARRMVTEWGMSEKVGPLTFGKGGEEIFLGRELGLHRTFSEETARLIDSEIKRFVDSQLERAHRLISENKEKLDALAKALLEKEVLTGADVDRILGIGAEENDKGLIPPL; this is translated from the coding sequence CGGCACTTTTAAGACCGGGCAGGTTTGACCGCCAGATTGTGGTTGACCTGCCTGATGTCTTGGGCAGGGAGGGGATTCTGCGGGTCCATATCCGCAAGATAACGGTTGACCCCAATGTTGATGTCAAGGTTTTGGCACGCAGCACCCCAGGCTTTTCCGGTGCCGATCTGGCAAATATGGTGAATGAGGCGGCACTTTTGGCAGCGAGAAGGGCGCGCACAGCGGTAACGATGCAGGACTTTGAGGATGCCAAGGACAAGGTTCTTATGGGTGTTGAGCGCCGCTCCCTTTTGATCAAGGACGAGGAGAAGCGCTGGATTGCCTATCACGAGGCGGGTCATGCCTTGGTATCAAGGCTGATTCCGGGAACCGACCCGATTCACAAGGTAACGATTATCCCGCGGGGCAGGGCCTTGGGTGTCACCCAGCAACTGCCTCTTGATGACAAGCGTATCTACTCCCGGGAATACTGCTTGAATCAACTCACGGTGATGCTGGGTGGCAGGGCAGCAGAGCAGATTGTCTTTGGCGACACCTCTACCGGTGCCAGGGATGACATTGACCGGGCAACAACCCTTGCCCGCAGGATGGTTACAGAATGGGGGATGAGCGAAAAGGTTGGACCACTCACATTTGGCAAGGGTGGAGAGGAGATTTTCTTAGGCAGGGAACTTGGTCTGCACCGGACATTTTCTGAGGAGACCGCCAGGCTCATCGACTCCGAAATCAAGCGGTTTGTTGACAGCCAGCTGGAAAGGGCGCACCGGCTGATAAGCGAAAACAAAGAGAAACTGGATGCACTGGCAAAGGCGCTTCTGGAAAAGGAGGTCTTGACCGGGGCAGATGTTGACCGGATTTTGGGCATTGGGGCAGAGGAGAATGATAAGGGTTTAATCCCGCCATTGTAA